One Chryseobacterium indoltheticum DNA segment encodes these proteins:
- a CDS encoding efflux RND transporter permease subunit, whose amino-acid sequence MIKNFINRPVLSTVISILIVILGVLGLTALPVTQYPDIAPATVSVRANYTGANAETVMKSVVVPLEEQINGVEGMDYITSTAGNDGSAQIQVFFKQGIDADIAAVNVQNRVSRASPLLPSEVTRAGVVTQKQQTSALMYLSFYSENKNIDDVYLQNFLNINVIPNLQRINGVGEANVFGGKNYSMRIWLDPAKLAAYGITPNEVTTAINDQSREAAAGSLGQNSGSSFEYIIKYVGKFSEKEQYDDIIIKSLPDGQNLMLKDVAKVELGGLSYSGVGENGDYPSISMGVFQTPGSNAQEIIENIKKQLKENESSYPEGVKYTFNFDTNEFLDASIEKVIHTLIEAFILVFIVVYIFLQDFRSTLIPAIAVPVSIVGTFFFLNLFGYSLNLLTLFALVLAIGIVVDDAIVVVEAVHAKMEQGISNAKKATVEAMDEITGAIISITLVMAAVFIPVTFITGPTGVFYQQFGITLIIAIIISAVNALTLSPVLCSLFLKPHEDHHEDYKNKNFIQKFFYKFNIGFKTATERYGRGFNFLIKHKWVTLVILIVTGGIIYWANGSMKKGFVPTEDRGIIFTDVQLPPGASMERTYNVLKTLQKDAMKIPGIQNVTISTGRGLLSGNGSNNGLAFVKLKPFDDRKGDGLSSEEITKRLFGLAGKVPDAKVVFFQPPSVPGFGSSAGFEMVLLDKSGGDFAQLDAKSNEFIGNLMQRPEIEFAQTSFNTKYPQYLMEINVPLAKQKGVSVNDILSTMQGYIGGIYGADFTKYGKQFRVMIQALPENRVNADNLNQYYIKTGSGEMSPISQFVTLTKSYGPQSVGRYNLFTSVKITGANKAGYSSGDAITAVQAVAKETLDQNYDVEFTGLTREELNSGSQTLLIFALSLVFVYFILSAQYESYILPLVVVISLPLGVMGAYFGQKIMGLENNIYFQIALIMLVGLLAKNAILIIEFAVQRRHHGETIVESAINAAKARLRPILMTSLAFIFGLLPLVLASGIGAVGNRSIATGASIGLLIGTILGVFVIPVLYVIFQTLQEKIKPIKHEDINLAE is encoded by the coding sequence ATGATAAAGAACTTTATTAACAGACCGGTTTTATCAACTGTAATCTCCATCTTGATTGTTATTCTTGGTGTTTTGGGACTTACAGCACTTCCGGTTACACAATATCCCGATATTGCTCCGGCTACGGTGAGTGTGAGAGCCAATTATACAGGAGCTAATGCTGAAACCGTAATGAAAAGTGTTGTTGTTCCTTTGGAAGAACAGATCAATGGGGTTGAAGGGATGGATTATATTACTTCAACAGCAGGTAATGACGGTTCAGCACAGATTCAGGTATTTTTCAAACAAGGAATAGATGCAGATATTGCTGCGGTAAACGTTCAGAACCGTGTTTCTAGAGCTAGCCCGTTACTTCCTAGTGAAGTTACCCGTGCGGGTGTTGTAACTCAGAAGCAACAAACGAGTGCTTTGATGTATCTTTCTTTCTATTCAGAAAATAAGAATATTGATGATGTATATCTTCAAAACTTCCTGAATATTAACGTGATTCCAAATCTACAAAGGATTAACGGAGTAGGTGAAGCCAACGTTTTTGGTGGTAAAAATTACTCAATGAGAATTTGGCTTGACCCTGCAAAATTGGCAGCCTACGGAATTACACCCAATGAAGTTACCACGGCTATTAATGATCAGAGTAGAGAAGCTGCAGCAGGATCTTTAGGGCAAAACAGCGGAAGTTCTTTTGAATATATCATTAAATATGTAGGAAAATTCAGTGAAAAGGAACAGTATGATGATATTATCATCAAATCTCTTCCGGACGGACAGAATTTAATGTTGAAAGATGTTGCAAAAGTAGAATTAGGCGGATTATCTTACAGTGGAGTTGGTGAAAACGGAGATTACCCATCAATCAGTATGGGGGTATTTCAAACTCCAGGATCCAATGCTCAGGAAATTATCGAAAACATCAAAAAACAGCTTAAAGAAAATGAAAGTTCTTATCCTGAAGGTGTAAAATATACTTTTAACTTTGATACCAACGAATTCCTTGATGCTTCTATCGAAAAAGTAATTCATACTTTGATCGAAGCCTTTATCTTGGTATTTATTGTAGTTTATATTTTCTTACAGGATTTCAGATCAACATTAATTCCGGCGATTGCGGTTCCGGTATCTATTGTGGGAACATTTTTCTTCCTGAATCTTTTTGGATATTCATTAAACCTATTAACGCTTTTTGCATTAGTTTTAGCAATTGGTATTGTGGTAGATGACGCGATTGTCGTCGTCGAGGCTGTACACGCTAAAATGGAACAAGGAATTTCCAATGCAAAAAAGGCAACGGTAGAAGCAATGGACGAAATTACAGGTGCGATTATTTCAATTACATTGGTAATGGCAGCGGTATTTATCCCTGTTACATTTATTACAGGGCCTACCGGGGTATTTTATCAGCAGTTTGGGATTACCTTAATTATTGCGATCATCATTTCGGCGGTAAATGCATTAACATTAAGTCCGGTTTTATGCTCATTATTCTTAAAACCACACGAAGATCATCACGAAGATTATAAAAATAAAAATTTCATCCAGAAATTCTTCTATAAATTTAATATCGGTTTCAAAACGGCAACTGAGCGTTACGGAAGAGGATTTAATTTTCTGATTAAACATAAATGGGTGACTTTAGTAATTCTTATCGTTACCGGAGGAATTATCTATTGGGCAAATGGAAGTATGAAGAAAGGTTTTGTACCTACAGAAGATAGAGGAATCATCTTTACAGACGTGCAGCTTCCACCGGGAGCATCAATGGAAAGAACCTACAATGTATTGAAGACTTTGCAGAAAGATGCCATGAAAATTCCGGGAATTCAGAATGTAACTATTTCTACAGGTAGAGGGTTATTATCCGGAAACGGAAGTAATAACGGTCTTGCCTTTGTTAAACTTAAACCTTTCGACGACAGAAAAGGGGACGGCTTATCATCTGAAGAGATTACAAAAAGATTATTTGGTCTTGCAGGAAAAGTGCCTGATGCTAAAGTTGTTTTCTTCCAGCCTCCAAGTGTACCGGGATTTGGTAGCAGCGCAGGTTTTGAGATGGTACTTTTAGATAAATCGGGAGGTGATTTTGCTCAGCTTGATGCCAAATCAAACGAGTTTATCGGAAACCTGATGCAAAGACCGGAAATTGAATTTGCCCAGACTTCATTTAATACAAAATATCCACAGTATTTAATGGAAATCAATGTTCCGTTAGCTAAACAAAAAGGTGTTTCTGTAAATGATATTTTGTCTACAATGCAGGGATATATTGGTGGAATTTACGGAGCTGATTTTACCAAATACGGAAAACAGTTCAGAGTAATGATTCAGGCTCTTCCTGAAAACAGAGTAAATGCTGATAATCTTAATCAATATTATATTAAAACCGGTTCCGGAGAGATGTCACCGATCTCACAATTTGTGACATTGACTAAATCTTACGGTCCTCAGTCTGTAGGTCGTTATAACCTTTTTACATCAGTAAAAATTACAGGCGCAAACAAAGCTGGTTACAGTTCGGGTGATGCAATTACGGCGGTGCAGGCGGTAGCTAAAGAGACGCTTGATCAAAATTATGATGTTGAGTTTACAGGTCTTACAAGAGAAGAATTAAATTCAGGATCTCAGACGTTATTGATCTTTGCTTTAAGTTTGGTGTTTGTTTATTTCATTCTTTCTGCGCAGTACGAAAGTTATATCCTTCCTTTAGTGGTGGTAATTTCACTTCCTCTTGGGGTAATGGGAGCTTATTTCGGACAGAAAATAATGGGCTTGGAAAACAATATTTACTTCCAGATTGCATTGATTATGTTGGTCGGTTTATTGGCGAAAAATGCGATTTTGATTATCGAATTTGCTGTTCAGAGGAGGCATCATGGCGAGACCATTGTAGAATCTGCAATTAATGCAGCCAAAGCGAGATTGAGACCAATTTTAATGACATCTTTGGCATTTATCTTCGGTTTATTACCATTGGTTTTAGCAAGCGGAATTGGTGCGGTTGGTAACAGATCAATTGCAACAGGTGCATCGATCGGGCTATTAATAGGAACTATTTTAGGAGTATTTGTGATTCCGGTTTTGTATGTGATTTTCCAGACTTTACAGGAAAAAATAAAACCTATCAAGCACGAAGACATCAATTTAGCTGAATAA
- a CDS encoding efflux transporter outer membrane subunit, translating to MKKLSIIIKGTAFSVVTFAVLSSCMVRKEYERPAAAVDEKLFRTDMLPQDSTSIANVSWKEIFTDPILQGHITKALENNLDVRIAVQNITSAEAYLKQAKAAYEPTLSIGPNYTFQTQSINTQFGQIIGERRYVNQFDITATIGWEADLWGKMKSQQKAQLATYLGTLAAHKAVKSDLVASIASAYFQLLTYDDQKRIIEETIKVRENNLETTKALKEAGTLTEVAVQQSEALVYNAKSLLIDIDTQIQLLENTVSMLMGEPSQTIARSSLRSQSLPESLALGYPASLLSNRPDVMQAEFNLMNAFELTNVAKAQFYPTLKLTGSGGVQSVDIDHLFSVNSLFANVVAGLAQPILNRRQIKTNYDVSLANKETAYLNFRKSILMAGKEVSDAIRVFSVQDSFIDLKKKELDSYKKSVDYSQELVNYGMANYLEVLNASVNSLNAELNISNAEYSKMKAAVDLYQALGGGWK from the coding sequence ATGAAAAAATTATCAATAATTATAAAAGGAACTGCTTTTTCAGTGGTCACGTTCGCCGTTTTATCATCGTGCATGGTAAGAAAAGAGTACGAAAGACCTGCAGCTGCAGTTGACGAAAAACTATTCCGTACCGATATGCTGCCTCAAGACAGTACAAGTATTGCGAATGTTTCCTGGAAAGAGATTTTCACAGATCCTATTCTTCAGGGGCACATCACAAAAGCTTTGGAAAACAATCTTGATGTAAGAATTGCAGTACAGAATATCACTTCTGCCGAAGCTTATTTGAAACAGGCAAAAGCAGCATACGAACCCACTTTATCAATCGGACCGAATTACACGTTTCAGACACAGTCTATCAACACACAGTTTGGTCAGATTATCGGAGAAAGACGTTATGTAAACCAGTTTGACATTACGGCAACAATCGGTTGGGAAGCAGATTTGTGGGGGAAAATGAAGTCTCAGCAAAAAGCTCAGTTGGCTACTTATTTAGGAACTTTAGCCGCTCACAAAGCAGTAAAAAGTGATTTGGTGGCATCAATCGCTTCCGCCTATTTTCAGTTGTTAACTTATGATGATCAGAAAAGAATCATTGAAGAAACAATTAAAGTAAGAGAAAATAATTTAGAAACCACAAAAGCATTAAAGGAAGCAGGCACATTGACGGAAGTTGCAGTTCAGCAAAGTGAAGCTTTGGTTTATAATGCTAAATCTTTACTGATCGACATTGATACTCAAATTCAGCTTTTGGAAAACACAGTAAGCATGTTGATGGGTGAGCCTTCGCAGACCATTGCAAGATCATCTTTAAGATCACAGTCGTTACCAGAAAGTTTGGCTTTAGGATATCCTGCAAGTTTATTATCAAACCGTCCCGATGTGATGCAGGCAGAATTTAATTTAATGAATGCTTTTGAGTTAACAAATGTTGCCAAAGCTCAGTTTTATCCAACGCTAAAATTAACAGGAAGCGGTGGAGTACAATCAGTAGACATCGACCATTTGTTTAGTGTAAACTCTCTTTTTGCCAATGTGGTAGCCGGTTTAGCACAACCAATTTTAAACAGAAGACAGATCAAAACAAATTACGATGTAAGTTTAGCAAATAAAGAAACGGCTTATCTGAATTTTAGAAAATCTATTTTGATGGCTGGAAAAGAAGTTTCTGATGCAATAAGAGTATTTTCAGTGCAGGATTCTTTTATAGATTTAAAGAAAAAAGAGCTGGATTCTTACAAAAAATCAGTTGATTATTCTCAGGAATTGGTCAACTATGGTATGGCAAACTATCTTGAAGTTTTAAATGCAAGTGTAAATTCATTGAATGCCGAGCTTAATATTTCAAATGCAGAATACAGTAAAATGAAAGCTGCAGTAGATTTGTACCAGGCTTTAGGCGGCGGATGGAAATAA
- a CDS encoding GNAT family N-acetyltransferase, with amino-acid sequence MLEINLVNNTYSKEIIDLVLNIQQKEFNVPITIEDQPDLMQIEDFYFANGGSFWGAFIDGELVGTIALVKFDEKAAAIRKMFVKKEFRGKEYGIAQKLLEILIAYCQKNGIDEVYLGTVSILEAALRFYERNHFIRIEKEQLPSKFPLMTADNVFCFLNLKL; translated from the coding sequence ATGTTAGAAATTAATCTTGTAAACAATACTTATTCAAAAGAAATAATAGATTTGGTTCTGAATATTCAGCAAAAGGAATTTAATGTTCCCATTACAATAGAAGATCAACCCGATCTTATGCAAATCGAAGATTTTTATTTTGCCAATGGCGGAAGTTTTTGGGGAGCTTTCATAGACGGTGAACTTGTTGGAACCATTGCTTTGGTTAAATTTGATGAAAAAGCGGCGGCAATCCGAAAGATGTTTGTAAAAAAAGAATTCAGAGGAAAAGAATACGGTATCGCTCAGAAGCTATTGGAAATCCTTATTGCTTATTGCCAGAAAAACGGAATAGATGAAGTATATTTAGGAACTGTATCGATACTCGAGGCTGCATTGCGTTTTTACGAACGTAATCACTTTATACGAATTGAAAAAGAACAGCTTCCCTCAAAATTTCCTTTAATGACTGCTGATAATGTATTTTGTTTTCTAAATCTAAAATTATAG
- a CDS encoding MarR family winged helix-turn-helix transcriptional regulator, whose protein sequence is MNVINESGTLALSTRLQRLSEQLRKDGALVYKEFGIDFEPKWFPVVFTLHHKNTLSVVEIANEIGYTHPSTINLLKELEKQQMIISKKDKTDERKRLIELAPKGIELIEKMIPVWEIISKVLGEIADNENHLLKAINEAEEKIAKQSFLQRVLQLKNNQ, encoded by the coding sequence ATGAATGTCATCAACGAATCCGGAACTTTAGCTTTATCTACAAGATTACAACGCCTTAGCGAGCAATTACGTAAAGACGGAGCCTTGGTTTATAAAGAATTTGGAATAGATTTCGAACCCAAATGGTTTCCGGTAGTCTTTACATTACATCACAAAAATACACTCAGCGTTGTCGAAATTGCTAATGAAATAGGGTACACGCATCCTTCCACAATCAACCTTTTAAAAGAACTTGAAAAGCAACAAATGATTATATCTAAAAAAGATAAAACAGATGAACGTAAACGCTTAATTGAATTGGCACCAAAAGGTATTGAATTGATAGAAAAAATGATACCCGTGTGGGAAATTATCTCTAAAGTGTTGGGAGAAATAGCAGACAATGAGAATCATTTATTGAAAGCCATTAATGAAGCAGAAGAAAAAATTGCAAAACAGTCTTTTTTACAAAGAGTTTTACAATTGAAAAACAACCAATAA
- a CDS encoding C40 family peptidase — MNKDLRFSEIKLYKGLVVLAIISTTIISCGSSKNVSSSNSKKTSSKSISKAENLRKLDSDFDGKVPGSVKSLLKDAETYLGAPYKFGGNSSSGFDCSGFTVKVFQDNNFSLPRRSSDQADSGKSIDIKTVKPGDLLFFATAGGSRVSHVGIVHTIENDGEVKFIHASTSKGVIISSLNEKYWNKAYLHAQRVL; from the coding sequence ATGAATAAGGATTTGCGTTTTTCGGAAATTAAATTATATAAAGGGCTTGTTGTTTTAGCAATAATTTCAACAACAATTATTTCTTGTGGAAGCTCGAAAAATGTTTCTTCTTCTAATTCTAAGAAAACATCATCGAAAAGTATAAGTAAAGCTGAAAATCTAAGAAAATTGGATTCTGATTTCGATGGTAAAGTTCCGGGTTCTGTAAAGAGTCTTTTAAAAGACGCAGAAACGTATTTGGGAGCTCCGTATAAATTTGGAGGCAATAGTTCTTCAGGTTTTGACTGTTCCGGATTTACCGTGAAAGTTTTTCAGGATAATAATTTCAGTTTACCCAGAAGATCTTCAGATCAGGCAGATTCAGGAAAATCTATCGATATTAAAACCGTAAAACCAGGCGATTTGCTGTTTTTTGCTACGGCTGGCGGAAGTAGGGTTTCCCACGTAGGGATTGTTCACACTATTGAAAATGATGGTGAAGTAAAATTCATCCATGCATCAACTTCTAAAGGAGTAATCATATCTTCTTTAAATGAAAAATACTGGAACAAAGCCTATCTTCACGCTCAAAGAGTTTTATAG
- a CDS encoding 2,3,4,5-tetrahydropyridine-2,6-dicarboxylate N-succinyltransferase, with amino-acid sequence MSLQQTIENIWDNRELLQNEDSQKAIREVISLVDKGELRTAEPTENGWQVNEWVKKAVVMYFPIQKMETIEVGPFEFHDKMPLKRNYAEKGVRVVPHAIAREGAYIASGVILMPSYVNIGAYVDSGTMVDTWATVGSCAQIGKNVHLSGGVGIGGVLEPLQAAPVIIEDDCFIGSRCIVVEGVHVEKEAVLGANVVLTASTKIIDVTGDTPLEIKGRVPARSVVIPGSYTKQYPAGEYQVPCALIIGQRKESTDKKTSLNDALRENNVAV; translated from the coding sequence ATGTCGTTACAACAAACTATTGAAAATATCTGGGACAACAGAGAATTATTGCAGAATGAAGACAGCCAAAAGGCTATAAGAGAGGTGATTTCTTTGGTTGACAAAGGCGAACTTCGTACAGCTGAGCCTACAGAAAACGGATGGCAGGTGAATGAGTGGGTAAAAAAAGCAGTAGTAATGTATTTCCCGATCCAGAAGATGGAAACTATTGAAGTAGGTCCGTTTGAATTTCATGATAAAATGCCTTTGAAGAGAAACTATGCAGAAAAAGGGGTTAGAGTTGTACCGCATGCCATTGCAAGAGAAGGTGCTTACATCGCCTCAGGCGTTATTTTGATGCCTTCTTATGTGAATATTGGTGCTTATGTAGATTCAGGAACAATGGTTGATACCTGGGCAACGGTTGGAAGCTGTGCACAGATCGGTAAAAATGTTCACTTAAGTGGTGGTGTTGGTATTGGTGGTGTTTTAGAACCGCTTCAGGCTGCTCCGGTAATCATTGAAGATGACTGTTTTATCGGTTCCAGATGTATCGTTGTAGAAGGAGTTCACGTTGAAAAAGAGGCAGTTTTAGGTGCAAATGTAGTGTTAACCGCTTCTACAAAAATTATCGATGTTACAGGAGATACTCCTCTTGAAATAAAAGGTAGAGTTCCTGCTCGTTCGGTTGTAATTCCTGGAAGTTATACCAAACAATATCCTGCCGGAGAATATCAGGTTCCTTGTGCTCTGATTATAGGTCAGAGAAAAGAATCTACAGACAAAAAAACATCTCTTAATGATGCTTTAAGAGAAAATAATGTAGCTGTTTAA
- a CDS encoding glycosyltransferase family 32 protein, producing the protein MAIPKQIFQTFKTDKLPWLTKFHIKRMLKKNPEYEYHFYDDNRIQTFFKDEFPPEYLKAYNRLTIGAAKADFFRYAILYKKGGVYLDVDSGINKPIKKFIREDDVALVTDEIPQTYYVQWGLAYAAGHPFLQRTLEMIMDNIKNNPYPHNVHKTTGPTVYTDAVRACLEEDPTIPHRFMGPHYDNNMQFKYKLGKFFLYSDKSEHWKRKQLTQNIIKPENEDSI; encoded by the coding sequence ATGGCAATTCCTAAACAAATTTTTCAGACTTTTAAAACCGATAAGCTTCCTTGGCTTACGAAGTTTCATATCAAAAGAATGCTCAAAAAAAACCCTGAATACGAATATCATTTTTATGATGATAATCGAATTCAGACTTTTTTTAAAGATGAGTTTCCACCTGAATATTTGAAAGCTTATAACAGACTGACGATAGGAGCTGCCAAAGCAGATTTCTTCAGATATGCCATTCTTTACAAAAAAGGTGGTGTTTATTTAGATGTAGACAGCGGAATCAATAAGCCGATCAAAAAGTTTATTCGTGAAGACGATGTAGCTCTTGTGACGGATGAAATTCCACAAACTTATTACGTACAATGGGGTCTTGCATATGCTGCAGGACACCCATTTTTACAGAGAACATTAGAAATGATTATGGATAATATCAAAAACAATCCATATCCTCATAATGTACATAAAACGACTGGCCCAACCGTTTATACAGACGCTGTGAGAGCATGTTTAGAGGAAGATCCCACAATTCCGCATCGATTTATGGGACCGCATTATGACAATAATATGCAGTTTAAATATAAGCTGGGTAAATTCTTCCTTTACAGTGATAAATCTGAACACTGGAAAAGAAAACAGCTCACCCAAAACATCATAAAACCTGAGAATGAAGATAGCATTTGA
- a CDS encoding glycosyltransferase family 4 protein: MKIAFDAKRFFHNTSGLGNYSRDLVRILSKYYPENQYLLLNKNKSERGSDIVENSDVTFVETSKGTMSRQFKMGKDAQKEGADIFHGLSGELPLQWDKKPIKKIVTIHDLIFVRYPQYYSFFDRKIHLWKFKKAANTADKIIAISEQTKRDIIQFLKVSESKIEVIYQGCHQAFKEEQSEEFIKKTKKKFNLPERFILNVGTIEERKNLFSIIKAIKDTTIPLVVVGKKTKYFQKIKHFIEKNKMEGQIHFLEGVSMDELAAIYKLADIFVYPSFFEGFGIPVIEALFSKTVTITSNTSCLPEAGGPDSVYIDPKNHLDIQSKIKFLWDSESERKRRSDKGFEFVQKFNDEPIAHQLMSLYQKNIS, translated from the coding sequence ATGAAGATAGCATTTGATGCCAAACGTTTTTTTCATAATACTTCAGGATTAGGGAATTATTCGAGAGATTTAGTTAGAATTCTGTCTAAATATTATCCTGAAAATCAATACTTATTACTCAACAAAAACAAATCTGAAAGAGGTTCCGATATTGTAGAAAACTCCGATGTTACCTTTGTAGAAACCTCTAAAGGAACGATGTCTCGCCAGTTTAAAATGGGAAAAGATGCGCAAAAAGAAGGTGCAGATATTTTCCATGGATTATCAGGAGAATTACCTTTACAATGGGATAAAAAACCCATCAAAAAAATCGTCACAATTCACGATTTGATATTCGTAAGATATCCTCAATATTATTCTTTTTTTGACAGAAAAATCCATCTTTGGAAATTCAAAAAAGCGGCAAATACTGCAGATAAGATCATTGCGATTTCGGAGCAGACAAAAAGAGATATTATTCAATTTTTAAAAGTCTCTGAAAGTAAAATCGAAGTGATTTATCAAGGTTGTCATCAAGCTTTTAAAGAAGAACAATCCGAGGAATTTATTAAGAAAACCAAAAAAAAATTTAATCTTCCGGAACGGTTTATTTTAAATGTAGGAACGATTGAAGAACGTAAAAATCTTTTTAGCATTATTAAAGCAATAAAAGACACCACAATTCCTTTGGTTGTTGTTGGAAAGAAAACGAAGTATTTTCAAAAAATAAAGCATTTTATTGAGAAAAATAAAATGGAGGGACAAATTCATTTTTTGGAAGGAGTTTCAATGGATGAATTAGCAGCAATTTACAAGCTGGCAGATATTTTTGTTTACCCAAGCTTTTTTGAAGGATTTGGAATTCCCGTAATCGAAGCTCTTTTTTCAAAAACGGTTACGATTACAAGCAATACAAGCTGCCTTCCTGAAGCTGGAGGCCCGGATTCAGTTTACATCGATCCAAAAAATCATCTGGATATTCAATCAAAAATAAAATTTTTGTGGGATAGCGAATCTGAGAGAAAACGCCGTTCTGATAAAGGATTTGAGTTCGTTCAGAAGTTCAATGACGAGCCCATTGCGCATCAGCTGATGAGTCTCTATCAAAAAAATATTTCTTAA
- the hisG gene encoding ATP phosphoribosyltransferase: MSTLKIAIQKSGRLYEESLQLLKDCGILINNGKDQLKVSVDNFPMEIMYLRNSDIPQYLEDGVVDIAIVGENLLVEKQKNIEIIQSLGFSKCRVSLAIPKEIETDDITYFQDKRIATSYPNTLNNFLLKNNISADIHVISGSVEIAPNIGLADGICDIVSSGSTLFKNGLRETVTILKSEAVLAKTSLLSNDKQSILEKFLFRIQSVLRAKNSKYILMNVPNDKIAEISNILPVLKSPTVIPLAEKNWSSIHSVIDAERFWEVIDELKEKGAQDILIIPIDKMVI, encoded by the coding sequence ATGAGTACATTAAAAATTGCCATACAAAAAAGCGGACGGCTTTATGAAGAATCTCTTCAGCTTCTCAAAGATTGCGGAATCCTCATCAACAACGGAAAAGACCAACTGAAAGTTTCTGTAGATAATTTCCCAATGGAAATCATGTATCTGCGAAATTCTGATATTCCCCAATATCTGGAAGATGGCGTAGTTGATATTGCTATTGTCGGCGAAAACCTCTTGGTCGAAAAACAGAAAAATATTGAAATTATCCAAAGTTTAGGATTTTCAAAATGCCGGGTTTCTTTAGCCATTCCTAAGGAAATTGAAACCGATGATATCACTTACTTCCAGGATAAAAGAATTGCAACTTCTTATCCCAATACTCTCAATAATTTTCTTTTAAAAAATAATATTTCTGCAGACATACACGTCATTTCCGGTTCAGTAGAAATTGCTCCAAATATCGGTCTTGCCGATGGAATCTGTGATATTGTAAGCTCCGGAAGTACTTTATTTAAAAATGGTTTAAGAGAAACTGTTACTATTTTAAAATCTGAAGCTGTTCTGGCTAAAACATCATTATTAAGTAATGATAAACAAAGTATTTTAGAAAAATTTCTGTTCAGAATTCAGTCTGTTTTAAGGGCAAAAAATTCTAAATATATTTTGATGAATGTTCCGAATGATAAGATTGCGGAAATCTCAAATATTCTTCCGGTCTTAAAAAGTCCTACCGTCATTCCTTTGGCAGAAAAGAATTGGAGCAGCATTCATTCCGTAATTGATGCAGAGCGGTTTTGGGAAGTTATAGATGAGCTGAAAGAAAAGGGAGCCCAAGATATTTTAATAATTCCAATCGATAAAATGGTCATATAA